In Paenibacillus bovis, one DNA window encodes the following:
- a CDS encoding NmrA family NAD(P)-binding protein, producing MKRKTLLDVLIRQLSKPQDPENSITIDQKEYQELKDQAKRYEQQRKQADTIRKRGERLENDLQQVKEQNKDIREQIRKERDARETQASEQQESLQQITSLQQQLKQERQLGEQLQRKLEEQQQLLKVQQQKEDVLQQQHRDTKAELRVVKQLLMDALRSSSEASNIESRLEHILQETRNALLQNDHGQTPKGTHSLSTSESTQDVLEKKSVSVPVTHWENAVFGRMAHGGVLQTEAGAFYRITELMVQQYDLEHEAQVRIQLDANRIVDIKLLFQGDDTLSPILQLTGTIQLGESYQWYCLSTEDPQQRYPIHYKDIEVLTLTEGIPCFFNIDTSESEFSRYARISRLFTELPEENRPTKNKKKPVANLAKRKNKPSPFLEGYTVAVVGGMKKWVEQTVTDTGAEFIHDDEKQIKRITAALTKVDAVFLLLTATSHESTWQAIEIVKEAGIPHFRIEGSKSNLRQLLIDNQERIRQAREDRNL from the coding sequence ATGAAAAGAAAGACGTTACTGGATGTACTGATTCGGCAACTGTCCAAACCACAAGATCCGGAAAATTCGATAACGATCGATCAAAAAGAATATCAAGAGTTGAAAGATCAAGCCAAGCGCTATGAACAGCAGCGTAAACAAGCGGACACGATCCGTAAGCGTGGAGAGAGGCTGGAGAATGACCTACAGCAAGTCAAAGAGCAAAACAAAGACATACGGGAGCAAATCCGGAAAGAACGGGATGCAAGGGAAACTCAGGCGTCTGAACAGCAAGAATCATTGCAGCAGATCACAAGCTTACAGCAGCAGCTGAAGCAGGAGCGGCAGCTGGGTGAACAACTACAACGCAAGCTGGAAGAGCAGCAGCAGCTATTAAAAGTGCAGCAGCAAAAAGAGGACGTTCTGCAGCAACAGCATCGCGATACCAAAGCAGAGCTGCGCGTAGTCAAACAACTGCTGATGGATGCATTGCGGTCTTCTTCGGAAGCATCCAATATAGAATCCCGGCTGGAACACATCCTGCAGGAAACGCGGAATGCACTTCTTCAAAATGACCATGGGCAAACCCCAAAAGGGACTCATTCATTGTCTACGTCTGAATCTACCCAGGATGTTCTCGAGAAAAAATCGGTTTCAGTTCCAGTCACTCACTGGGAAAATGCAGTATTTGGTCGTATGGCTCATGGGGGTGTACTTCAAACCGAGGCCGGTGCGTTTTACCGAATTACGGAGCTCATGGTACAGCAGTATGATTTGGAACATGAGGCGCAGGTACGTATTCAGCTGGATGCCAACCGTATTGTGGATATCAAACTGCTGTTCCAGGGGGACGATACATTATCGCCGATCCTGCAACTTACCGGTACGATTCAGCTCGGAGAATCTTACCAGTGGTACTGTTTATCGACCGAAGATCCGCAGCAGCGCTATCCGATCCATTATAAAGATATCGAAGTGCTTACTCTTACAGAAGGCATCCCCTGTTTTTTCAATATCGATACGTCAGAATCGGAATTTTCTCGGTATGCCCGGATCTCTCGTCTGTTTACGGAGCTTCCAGAAGAAAATCGTCCTACAAAAAATAAAAAAAAACCAGTAGCTAACCTGGCTAAGCGAAAAAATAAGCCCTCTCCCTTCCTTGAAGGCTACACGGTTGCCGTGGTCGGCGGGATGAAGAAGTGGGTTGAACAGACGGTAACAGATACGGGGGCTGAATTCATTCATGATGATGAAAAACAGATCAAGCGGATCACGGCAGCCCTCACCAAAGTAGACGCTGTTTTCCTACTACTGACTGCAACGTCGCATGAAAGTACCTGGCAAGCTATTGAAATTGTGAAAGAAGCCGGTATTCCTCATTTCCGCATTGAAGGATCAAAATCGAATCTGCGGCAGCTGCTGATAGACAACCAGGAACGTATACGCCAGGCGCGAGAGGATCGGAATTTATGA
- a CDS encoding LysR family transcriptional regulator, which yields MDQSLLVFTTVAEQKNFTRAAELLHMTQPAVSNYIQTLEKNMGIKLLERTNKYVRLTKAGEIVFHHAKDILGLYTRMERLIDDLKHTASGPLSIGASYTFGEYILPHKIASLLKSYPLLNPIITIKNSNEIIDLIKKHEVDVGIIEGEANNENIKVIPFSLDELSITVPSNHHLAEQKEIDPLLLNLETWLVREEGSGTREMQEKGFKQLGFSPKKYMTFGSTQVIKESIEAGLGISILSHASIKNELELGKVKLLDINGFPISRNFSLITPRVEFYTKAIEIFIESLVIE from the coding sequence ATGGATCAATCTTTACTTGTATTTACTACAGTTGCAGAACAAAAGAACTTTACTCGAGCAGCTGAACTTCTCCATATGACACAACCAGCAGTCAGCAATTATATACAAACGTTAGAAAAAAACATGGGGATAAAATTGTTAGAGAGGACAAACAAATATGTTCGACTTACCAAGGCTGGAGAAATAGTATTTCATCACGCCAAGGACATCTTAGGTCTCTATACTCGAATGGAAAGACTCATTGATGATTTAAAACATACTGCAAGTGGTCCTCTTTCTATTGGTGCAAGTTATACTTTCGGAGAATACATTCTTCCTCATAAAATTGCCAGTTTGCTTAAATCCTATCCATTATTAAATCCAATCATTACTATAAAAAATTCTAATGAAATTATAGATTTAATAAAGAAACACGAGGTAGATGTTGGGATAATCGAAGGAGAGGCTAATAATGAAAATATAAAGGTTATACCATTTTCTCTTGACGAGTTATCAATTACAGTCCCTTCAAATCACCATTTAGCAGAACAAAAGGAAATAGACCCCTTGTTATTAAACCTAGAGACTTGGTTAGTTCGTGAAGAAGGTTCTGGAACGAGAGAAATGCAAGAAAAGGGATTTAAACAATTGGGGTTTTCTCCGAAGAAGTATATGACATTTGGGAGTACGCAAGTTATTAAGGAATCTATTGAAGCTGGTCTAGGAATTTCTATACTCTCACACGCGTCAATAAAAAACGAACTAGAACTTGGTAAAGTGAAGTTACTTGATATAAATGGGTTTCCAATCTCACGAAATTTTTCACTTATAACTCCAAGAGTTGAATTTTATACAAAAGCAATCGAGATATTTATTGAATCCTTAGTTATAGAATGA
- a CDS encoding zinc-finger domain-containing protein: MNRREVVQEISARLDGICRSCTIRQQLQDSLQPGGQKDSTIDRYCIKQCAVGKELQQLGKKLGAKDPLMPDEQLWYRSPKRRAAFYQTCGGSR, from the coding sequence ATGAATCGGCGTGAAGTTGTCCAGGAGATCAGCGCCCGGCTCGATGGTATCTGCAGATCGTGCACCATCCGGCAGCAATTACAGGACTCCCTGCAGCCCGGCGGCCAAAAGGATAGCACGATTGACCGCTATTGCATCAAACAGTGTGCAGTCGGTAAAGAGCTCCAGCAGCTGGGGAAAAAGCTGGGAGCTAAAGATCCATTGATGCCAGATGAACAGCTCTGGTATCGCTCACCCAAGCGGCGAGCAGCTTTCTATCAAACATGTGGAGGTTCACGATGA
- a CDS encoding helix-turn-helix domain-containing protein, which produces MKNINLAALRAIRKSHNLTLKELAAQMQVSPSAIGMYERGQRTPDIIYLSRLAALLETPITSFVDEGVASGKCGFTTLRSLPRLITRF; this is translated from the coding sequence ATGAAAAATATTAATTTGGCTGCTTTAAGAGCCATACGCAAATCACATAATCTCACCTTAAAAGAATTAGCTGCTCAAATGCAGGTGTCTCCCTCTGCGATCGGCATGTATGAACGAGGGCAACGTACACCAGATATTATCTATCTATCGCGGCTTGCCGCTTTACTTGAGACTCCTATCACCTCTTTTGTAGACGAAGGGGTAGCGTCAGGAAAATGCGGATTTACAACGCTAAGATCACTCCCAAGATTAATAACCCGATTTTAA
- a CDS encoding DUF5406 family protein has protein sequence MNIYLPELNTTHLVQIVLQDADYRNEYRIAIDGNCKGAEILTGAIDVITDGTMTKTDWLMSESYIADEHGYVTHFVLYNGAGEQLLYDASDPDLPRIIVAAVIVQAAPEGSLRPNA, from the coding sequence ATGAACATATACTTACCAGAACTCAACACAACGCACCTGGTACAGATTGTACTGCAGGATGCTGATTACCGTAATGAATACCGTATTGCAATAGATGGAAATTGTAAAGGCGCCGAGATCCTAACCGGTGCGATAGACGTGATCACGGATGGAACAATGACAAAGACCGACTGGCTTATGTCAGAGTCTTATATAGCGGACGAACACGGCTATGTTACACATTTTGTTTTATACAATGGTGCCGGAGAGCAGCTGCTGTACGATGCTAGCGATCCGGATCTGCCGCGTATCATTGTTGCTGCAGTGATTGTACAAGCTGCGCCAGAAGGGTCTTTACGTCCAAACGCATAA
- a CDS encoding recombinase family protein has product MRKIGYIRVSSTSQNPSRQFQQLNEIGMDIIFEEKVSGATKDREQLQKMLEDLQEGDIIYVTDLTRITRSTQNLFEMIDLIRSKMANLKSLKDTWLDLSEDNPYSQFLITVMAGVNQLERDLIRMRQREGIELAKKEGKFKGRLKKYHKNHAGMNYAVKLYKEGGMTVNQICEITNVSRASLYRKLSET; this is encoded by the coding sequence ATGCGAAAAATCGGTTATATACGTGTCAGTTCAACTAGCCAGAATCCTTCAAGGCAATTTCAGCAATTGAACGAAATCGGAATGGATATCATTTTTGAAGAAAAAGTTTCTGGAGCAACAAAGGATCGTGAGCAACTTCAAAAAATGTTAGAGGATTTACAGGAAGGTGACATTATTTATGTTACAGACTTAACTCGGATCACTCGAAGTACGCAGAATTTATTTGAAATGATTGATTTAATACGCAGTAAAATGGCAAACTTAAAATCACTCAAGGATACATGGTTAGATTTATCAGAAGATAATCCATACAGCCAATTCTTAATTACGGTAATGGCTGGCGTTAACCAATTAGAGCGAGATCTTATTCGTATGCGTCAGCGTGAAGGGATTGAGCTAGCAAAGAAAGAAGGAAAGTTTAAAGGTCGATTAAAGAAATATCATAAAAATCACGCAGGTATGAATTATGCAGTTAAACTATATAAAGAAGGAGGAATGACTGTAAATCAAATTTGTGAAATTACAAATGTATCTAGAGCTTCTTTATATAGAAAATTATCTGAAACATGA
- a CDS encoding PBECR4 domain-containing protein: MGLLTVEQLLTLNKIPKSSELTLKIITDFYLQHLSDRQFRMEIASPLKEIRIRFERGNLAHLLGIHHILGNHGGGYNGFIQLNNENITFESLKAANNRTFKDDELRMLCFPFLYQMMQKPQLQLAKSNDPTQASFVFRHPLSQKFCEFRIRKINKDPESRFYSPLSFRVGRSEPFTQVKVRNVETLDLNDSY; this comes from the coding sequence TTGGGTCTATTAACTGTCGAACAGCTACTTACGTTAAATAAAATTCCCAAATCTAGTGAGCTCACACTAAAAATTATTACAGATTTTTACCTTCAGCACTTATCTGATCGACAGTTCCGAATGGAAATAGCTAGTCCTTTAAAAGAGATTAGAATACGATTTGAACGTGGTAATCTTGCTCATCTGCTAGGTATTCACCATATTTTAGGGAATCATGGTGGTGGATATAATGGTTTCATTCAATTAAATAATGAAAATATTACTTTTGAATCATTAAAGGCAGCTAATAATAGAACATTTAAAGATGACGAGCTCCGAATGCTTTGTTTTCCATTTCTATATCAAATGATGCAAAAACCTCAACTTCAATTAGCGAAGTCAAATGATCCTACTCAAGCAAGTTTCGTTTTCCGGCATCCACTTAGCCAAAAATTTTGTGAGTTCCGGATTCGTAAAATTAACAAAGATCCAGAATCTCGATTTTATAGTCCATTAAGTTTTCGAGTAGGAAGATCAGAACCATTCACTCAAGTAAAAGTACGGAATGTAGAAACTCTTGATTTGAATGACAGCTATTAG
- a CDS encoding N-6 DNA methylase, whose translation MALQQPLQQDGYRAAWLQQFRAVSYRHGEWKVFQDFVRVSSCVISNTLDHHAYPIREQEYLALIQQYSPAEQEKIAKLHALLYMAYQEQPGQDFLGSMYEELRLTSDRLSQYFTPYPAASVMAAGVLQAYAALPEGEEIHHTDPACGSGVMLIALFNHCQEQRIPASQLLLQGQDLDPVVARMCYIQLSMLRCAAVISIGDSQTGACGLHSAGEKWLTPEYLGSAWLARRQQRGWLTIERRIQA comes from the coding sequence ATGGCCCTGCAGCAACCGCTTCAGCAAGATGGATACCGGGCTGCCTGGCTGCAGCAGTTTCGCGCAGTCAGCTACCGGCACGGGGAATGGAAAGTGTTTCAGGATTTTGTCCGGGTCAGCTCCTGCGTGATATCCAACACCCTGGATCACCACGCCTATCCGATCCGGGAACAAGAATACCTGGCGCTGATCCAGCAGTACAGTCCGGCAGAGCAAGAAAAAATAGCTAAACTGCATGCCCTGCTGTATATGGCTTACCAGGAGCAGCCTGGCCAGGATTTCCTTGGCAGCATGTATGAGGAGCTGAGGCTGACGAGCGACCGGCTGAGTCAGTATTTTACGCCTTATCCAGCGGCATCGGTGATGGCGGCAGGCGTGCTGCAGGCATATGCTGCTTTGCCTGAAGGTGAGGAAATCCATCATACGGACCCGGCCTGCGGATCAGGCGTGATGCTGATCGCTTTATTCAATCACTGCCAGGAGCAGCGTATCCCGGCGAGCCAGCTACTGCTGCAGGGACAGGATTTGGATCCGGTGGTCGCCCGGATGTGTTATATACAGCTTTCCATGCTGCGCTGCGCCGCTGTGATCAGTATTGGAGACAGCCAAACCGGCGCCTGCGGGCTGCACAGTGCCGGCGAAAAGTGGTTGACGCCAGAATACCTGGGCTCGGCCTGGCTGGCTCGGCGGCAGCAGCGTGGCTGGCTGACCATAGAAAGGAGAATACAGGCATGA
- a CDS encoding Tn3 family transposase, producing MKIARGRELLTPEQRQSFMQIPEDEWILGTYFTFSKRDLEIVNKRRREENRLGFAVQLAVLRYPGWPYTHIKSIPDSVIQYISKQIGASPSSLGHYPQRENTLWDHLKEIRSEYDFVTFTLSEYRMTFKYLHQLALENGDPIHLLHECIDFLRKNKIILPAITTLERMVWEARAMAEKKLFNTVSKSLTNEQKEKLEEIITSQHPSESNKTILGWLKEPPGHPSPETFLKVIERLEYIRGMELETVQISHLHRNRLLQLSRLGSRYEPYAFRDFQKNKRYSILTVYLLQLTQELTDKAFEIHDRQILSLLSKGRKAQEEIQKQNGKKLNEKVIHFTNIGQALIKAKEEKLDVFKVLESVIEWNTFVSSVEEAQELARPADYDYLDLLQKRFYSLRKYTPTLLRVLEFHSTKANEPLLQAVEIIRGMNESGKRKVPDDSPVDFISKRWKKHLYEDDGTTINRHYYEMAVLTELREHVRAGDVSIVGSRQYRDFEEYLFSEDTWNQSKGNTRLSVSLSFEDYITERTRSLNERLKWLAANFNKLDGVSLEKGKLSLARLEKDVPEEAKKFSASLYQILPRIKLTDLLMDVAHITGFHEQFTHASNNRKPDKEETIIIMAALLGMGMNIGLSKMAEATPGLTYKQLANVSQWRMYEDAMNKAQAILVNFHHKLQLSSNWGDGTTSSSDGMRMQLGVSSLHADANPHYGTGKGATIYRFTSDQFSSYYTKIIHTNSRDAIHVLDGLLHHETDLNIEEHYTDTAGYTDQIFGLTHLLGFKFAPRIRDLSDSKLFTIDKASEYPKLEAILRGQINTKVIKENYEDVLRLAHSIREGTVSASLIMGKLGSYSRQNSLASALREMGRIEKTIFILNYISDESLRRKIQRGLNKGEAMNGLARAIFFGKQGELRERTIQHQLQRASALNIIINAISIWNTLHLTKAVEYQKQASSFNEELLHHMSPLGWEHINLLGEYHFNSEKMVSLDSLRPLKFS from the coding sequence ATGAAAATTGCGAGAGGTAGAGAATTGCTTACACCGGAACAGAGACAGTCTTTTATGCAAATCCCTGAAGATGAATGGATATTGGGGACCTACTTCACTTTTTCCAAACGTGATTTAGAAATAGTTAATAAGCGAAGGAGGGAAGAAAACCGTTTAGGGTTTGCCGTTCAATTAGCTGTTCTTCGGTATCCCGGTTGGCCATACACTCATATCAAAAGCATCCCAGATTCGGTCATACAATATATATCGAAACAGATTGGTGCTAGTCCATCCTCGCTTGGTCATTATCCTCAAAGGGAAAATACACTTTGGGATCATTTGAAAGAAATTCGAAGTGAATACGACTTTGTAACTTTTACCCTGAGTGAATATCGAATGACATTTAAGTACCTTCATCAATTAGCTTTGGAAAATGGTGATCCCATTCATCTACTGCATGAATGCATAGATTTTCTAAGAAAAAACAAAATTATACTGCCTGCTATCACTACACTTGAAAGAATGGTGTGGGAAGCAAGGGCGATGGCTGAAAAGAAGCTATTTAATACAGTTAGTAAATCTCTTACAAATGAGCAAAAAGAAAAGCTTGAAGAGATTATTACTTCGCAGCATCCATCTGAATCTAATAAAACGATATTGGGTTGGTTAAAGGAACCACCGGGTCATCCTTCACCCGAAACATTTCTAAAAGTAATAGAACGACTCGAATATATACGAGGAATGGAATTGGAAACGGTACAAATTAGTCATTTGCACCGCAACCGCCTGTTGCAGCTGTCTCGCTTAGGTTCAAGATACGAGCCGTATGCATTCCGTGACTTTCAAAAAAATAAACGTTATTCGATATTAACCGTCTATTTATTACAACTTACTCAGGAGCTAACGGATAAAGCGTTTGAAATTCATGATAGGCAAATACTTAGTTTGTTATCAAAAGGTCGTAAGGCTCAAGAGGAAATCCAGAAACAAAATGGTAAAAAGCTAAATGAGAAAGTTATACACTTTACGAACATCGGACAAGCATTAATTAAAGCAAAAGAGGAAAAATTAGATGTTTTTAAGGTTTTAGAATCGGTTATTGAATGGAATACCTTTGTCTCTTCAGTAGAAGAGGCTCAGGAGCTTGCACGTCCTGCCGACTATGATTATTTGGACTTACTGCAAAAACGGTTTTATTCACTAAGAAAATATACGCCAACGCTATTAAGAGTATTGGAATTTCATTCTACAAAAGCAAATGAGCCACTTTTACAGGCTGTTGAGATTATCCGAGGAATGAACGAATCCGGAAAGCGAAAAGTGCCTGACGACTCACCTGTGGATTTTATTTCAAAACGATGGAAAAAGCATTTATACGAGGATGATGGTACAACAATTAATCGTCATTACTATGAAATGGCTGTTTTAACAGAACTTCGGGAGCATGTTCGGGCAGGAGATGTTTCCATTGTGGGCAGCAGACAATATAGGGATTTTGAGGAATATTTGTTTTCGGAAGATACATGGAATCAATCGAAGGGGAATACGAGATTATCAGTTAGTTTATCATTTGAAGATTATATAACAGAGAGAACTAGAAGCCTTAATGAAAGGTTAAAGTGGTTAGCTGCCAATTTCAACAAGCTAGATGGAGTTTCTCTTGAAAAAGGAAAACTGTCACTTGCACGCTTAGAAAAAGATGTTCCAGAAGAAGCAAAAAAATTTAGCGCAAGCCTCTATCAGATACTACCAAGAATAAAGTTAACTGATTTACTCATGGATGTGGCTCATATAACAGGATTTCATGAGCAATTCACTCATGCTTCCAATAATCGAAAACCAGATAAGGAAGAAACAATCATTATCATGGCTGCCCTTTTAGGAATGGGTATGAATATTGGCTTGAGCAAGATGGCCGAGGCCACACCCGGACTTACATATAAGCAACTAGCCAATGTATCTCAATGGCGTATGTATGAAGATGCAATGAATAAAGCCCAAGCCATATTAGTAAATTTCCATCATAAATTACAGTTGTCCTCCAATTGGGGCGACGGTACAACATCCTCATCAGATGGTATGAGAATGCAGCTAGGTGTTTCATCACTTCATGCAGATGCAAACCCACATTACGGGACTGGAAAAGGAGCCACCATCTACCGTTTTACTAGTGATCAATTCTCTTCTTACTACACAAAGATTATTCATACAAATTCAAGGGATGCGATTCATGTTTTGGATGGATTGTTGCACCATGAGACGGATCTAAATATAGAAGAGCATTATACAGACACGGCCGGTTACACAGACCAAATATTCGGACTGACTCATTTATTAGGATTTAAATTTGCTCCTAGAATAAGAGATTTATCAGACTCAAAATTATTTACAATAGATAAAGCAAGTGAATATCCAAAATTAGAAGCCATTTTACGTGGACAAATAAATACAAAGGTCATTAAAGAAAATTATGAGGATGTTTTGCGATTAGCTCATTCTATAAGAGAGGGAACAGTTTCAGCATCCCTTATTATGGGGAAACTAGGTTCCTATTCAAGACAAAACAGCTTGGCTTCGGCCTTACGTGAGATGGGCCGAATAGAAAAAACGATCTTTATTTTGAATTATATATCGGATGAATCATTAAGAAGAAAAATACAAAGAGGATTGAATAAAGGAGAAGCCATGAATGGATTAGCAAGAGCTATTTTCTTCGGAAAACAAGGTGAGCTTAGGGAACGGACTATACAACATCAATTGCAAAGGGCCAGTGCCTTAAACATAATCATTAATGCCATCAGTATATGGAATACCTTACACCTAACAAAAGCAGTTGAATATCAAAAACAGGCTAGTAGTTTTAATGAAGAATTATTGCACCATATGTCGCCTCTAGGTTGGGAACATATTAATTTGCTAGGAGAATACCATTTTAATTCCGAGAAAATGGTCTCGTTAGATTCTTTAAGACCATTGAAATTTTCTTAA
- a CDS encoding helix-turn-helix domain-containing protein — MHPEEKLILFLQQNLISADQAAQELEVSKATLMAWVKKGKISAVYQRPNACLFLQQTIKAHKRHTNKLNSVPSKPRFHIQGTPLYKVEDEIIDAIGQMGRIKTIHVYFNHDDAVLDGFYYIDSDRPFGGLDSIRSARMILIDEYGEQLWAQCGTAGYGGTGPHDAEEIMRLLPSSGLIQVPPIPEEQIQKVFRDRVVKYDLDWKGETWQCFSQDSYMDPRKVEDSGSNDRPVSGSLYSYQGNLVLLGGDEHSWSDSSMAKRALQRYKHFIPSPISYIYYPTQELAIKANRFAPYYPIDMDFHSAQAFQLIIQDKSGRELWLAPDIEKDKGITRQNSILELLELAGFDVSRYRKPGAVLSEWMTALLAPNSEEKPIQGFKN; from the coding sequence ATGCATCCAGAAGAGAAATTGATTTTGTTTTTGCAGCAAAATTTAATCAGTGCAGATCAGGCCGCGCAAGAGTTGGAAGTTTCTAAAGCAACACTAATGGCTTGGGTTAAAAAAGGCAAAATATCGGCCGTTTACCAGCGCCCGAATGCTTGTCTTTTTTTGCAGCAAACCATTAAAGCCCATAAAAGGCATACTAATAAGCTGAATTCAGTACCGTCCAAACCGCGTTTTCATATCCAAGGAACACCACTTTACAAAGTGGAAGACGAAATTATAGATGCGATCGGTCAGATGGGAAGAATAAAAACGATTCATGTTTATTTTAATCATGACGATGCTGTTTTAGATGGATTTTATTATATCGATTCGGATCGTCCATTCGGCGGTTTGGATTCTATACGGAGCGCGCGTATGATTCTTATTGACGAATATGGAGAACAGTTGTGGGCACAATGCGGCACTGCAGGATACGGGGGGACTGGTCCACATGATGCAGAAGAGATCATGCGTTTACTACCCTCTAGTGGATTAATTCAAGTGCCCCCGATTCCAGAGGAACAGATTCAAAAGGTTTTTCGCGACCGAGTAGTAAAGTATGATCTGGATTGGAAAGGCGAAACATGGCAGTGCTTTAGCCAGGATAGCTATATGGATCCTCGGAAGGTAGAAGATTCCGGCTCTAACGACCGCCCAGTATCAGGTTCCCTTTACAGCTATCAAGGAAATTTGGTTTTGCTTGGAGGAGATGAGCACTCCTGGAGTGATAGTAGTATGGCCAAAAGAGCACTACAGCGCTATAAACATTTCATTCCTTCCCCTATCTCGTATATTTACTATCCCACTCAGGAACTGGCAATAAAAGCGAATCGATTTGCTCCTTATTATCCAATCGATATGGATTTTCATTCGGCCCAAGCTTTTCAACTGATTATCCAGGATAAAAGTGGACGGGAATTATGGCTGGCACCAGATATTGAGAAAGATAAAGGAATCACTCGGCAAAACTCGATACTGGAACTTCTTGAACTGGCAGGATTTGATGTTTCTCGGTACCGGAAACCTGGTGCGGTACTGAGCGAATGGATGACTGCATTACTTGCTCCAAATAGTGAGGAAAAGCCTATACAAGGATTTAAAAATTAA
- a CDS encoding YeiH family protein — protein sequence MNTSLAKHKKSSSRGLWFGGVGFTFIIALVGFGLSQIPGLDHVGQLACAIIIAVVYRQIWGYPEKFRTGIQFSAKRLLRLAIILFGLKLNIDVVFHQGLGLLARDVGTIVFSILLTMLLAKLFKANSSLSLLLGIGTGVCGAAAIAAVSPILKAKDEDTAIGAGIIALVGTIFAITYTILRPFLPLTDLQYGVWSGVGLHEIAHVALAGAPAGPDALAIALLAKLGRVFLLVPLSFILMYWMKRKNKVESDSDAKIEFPWFLIGFIIMSLFGSYVLGHLITVPTSVMNSISFFTSFILTMAMIGLGLNVSLKDLRTKALRPLLAMAITSVLLSVITYFTM from the coding sequence ATGAATACATCATTAGCAAAACATAAAAAATCATCCTCGAGAGGACTTTGGTTCGGTGGTGTTGGATTTACCTTTATTATTGCATTAGTTGGTTTTGGATTATCACAAATACCCGGGTTAGATCATGTTGGTCAGCTCGCCTGTGCAATCATCATTGCAGTAGTTTATCGACAAATTTGGGGATATCCTGAGAAATTCCGTACTGGAATCCAATTCTCTGCCAAAAGGTTGTTAAGGCTTGCTATTATCCTTTTTGGGTTAAAACTAAACATTGATGTTGTTTTTCATCAAGGGTTAGGTTTGCTTGCAAGAGATGTCGGAACCATCGTTTTTTCAATCCTTCTTACAATGTTGCTTGCAAAACTATTCAAAGCGAATTCTTCCTTATCCTTGTTATTAGGAATTGGAACAGGGGTGTGTGGCGCTGCTGCAATTGCAGCCGTTTCACCCATTTTGAAAGCAAAGGATGAAGATACTGCTATTGGGGCAGGTATAATTGCTTTAGTTGGTACCATTTTCGCCATAACATACACTATCTTACGTCCGTTTCTCCCTTTGACAGACCTTCAATACGGTGTTTGGTCAGGTGTAGGTCTACACGAAATTGCTCATGTTGCCTTAGCAGGAGCGCCTGCTGGTCCAGATGCACTTGCTATTGCTTTGTTAGCGAAACTAGGTCGTGTTTTCTTACTCGTTCCACTTAGTTTTATTCTTATGTACTGGATGAAACGAAAAAATAAAGTTGAATCAGATTCTGATGCTAAAATTGAATTTCCATGGTTTCTCATAGGTTTTATTATCATGAGCTTATTTGGAAGTTATGTCCTTGGTCATTTGATTACCGTCCCAACTAGTGTCATGAATAGCATCTCTTTCTTCACTTCCTTTATCCTAACTATGGCTATGATTGGATTAGGTTTAAATGTTAGTCTAAAAGACCTTAGAACGAAAGCGTTAAGACCACTTCTAGCAATGGCTATTACATCTGTTTTGTTATCTGTTATCACATACTTCACAATGTAA
- a CDS encoding universal stress protein, translating to MNKILFPTDGSAYSEHAARMTGEFLEAWPNATGVVLYVTVKENYAYDFATEAVDRYEKELSKHIEKKIMEGVLQPWKDRLEYNHQISHQSQTICHVAQTEEVDLIILGSHGRGVFDRVLVGSVAQGVLHRSEIPVLIVKK from the coding sequence ATGAATAAAATATTATTTCCTACTGATGGTTCGGCTTATTCTGAACATGCCGCAAGAATGACAGGGGAGTTCTTGGAAGCTTGGCCAAATGCAACAGGTGTTGTGCTTTACGTCACGGTTAAAGAAAATTACGCCTATGATTTTGCAACTGAAGCAGTGGATCGATACGAAAAAGAACTTAGTAAACATATTGAAAAGAAAATTATGGAAGGAGTCCTTCAACCTTGGAAGGATCGTCTTGAATATAATCATCAAATAAGTCACCAAAGTCAAACCATTTGTCATGTTGCCCAAACAGAGGAAGTAGATCTTATTATATTGGGTAGTCATGGAAGAGGTGTTTTTGATCGAGTATTGGTGGGCAGTGTTGCTCAAGGGGTGTTACACCGGTCCGAAATTCCTGTCTTGATTGTTAAGAAGTAA